In a single window of the Candidatus Aegiribacteria sp. genome:
- a CDS encoding 3-dehydroquinate synthase codes for MMNFVWNTTAMKTIVHTCSVMQRSAWMDEFSDEWEKPFLIIDSEVRRLWDNQLQQIIMSASGLYVTEAREEQKNTFTLAQIWESMSGAGIHRDTPVVVIGGGLVCDMGAMAASTYMRGLKLMLVPTTLLCMVDACLGGKTGVNLAGAKNQVGTFNPAEKILISPEFLDTLPKREFGSGIAEIIKTALIGDSSIQESLEQMDIENPESGIILEIVRKCLKVKGGIVAEDLRETGKRMLLNLGHTIGHALESTSGFQLSHGEAVGLGLIVEAAIAASRGGNENLPDEIRRLLKGTGLPTGIDDTISEEDLYRLFDRDKKTRKDGRIWSLPFDWCDCRLTYLTSDQEEKALPGAMSLLKV; via the coding sequence GTGATGAATTTCGTATGGAATACTACCGCTATGAAGACAATTGTTCATACCTGTTCCGTTATGCAGCGGTCCGCATGGATGGATGAATTCTCAGATGAGTGGGAAAAGCCATTCCTGATAATTGATTCCGAAGTAAGAAGACTATGGGACAATCAGCTGCAGCAGATAATAATGTCTGCTTCAGGGCTGTACGTAACGGAAGCACGTGAGGAACAGAAAAACACGTTCACACTTGCTCAAATATGGGAAAGCATGTCGGGAGCGGGAATTCACAGGGATACTCCGGTCGTAGTAATTGGAGGCGGGCTGGTATGCGATATGGGAGCGATGGCCGCATCAACTTACATGCGCGGATTGAAACTGATGCTTGTTCCCACCACTCTTCTGTGCATGGTTGATGCATGCCTTGGCGGTAAAACCGGTGTGAATCTGGCGGGAGCCAAGAATCAGGTGGGAACGTTCAATCCAGCGGAGAAAATTCTAATATCACCCGAATTCCTTGATACACTTCCGAAGCGTGAGTTCGGAAGCGGTATAGCGGAAATTATTAAAACTGCCCTGATAGGAGACAGCTCAATACAGGAATCACTTGAGCAGATGGATATAGAGAATCCTGAGAGCGGGATCATCCTTGAAATTGTCCGAAAGTGCCTTAAAGTCAAGGGAGGCATAGTAGCCGAAGATCTAAGAGAAACCGGAAAGAGGATGCTTCTCAATCTGGGGCATACAATTGGACATGCCCTGGAAAGCACCAGCGGGTTTCAACTTTCTCACGGAGAAGCTGTTGGGCTGGGGCTTATAGTGGAAGCCGCCATCGCGGCAAGTCGGGGAGGGAATGAGAATCTGCCGGATGAGATCCGGCGTCTGCTGAAAGGGACCGGTCTTCCCACAGGTATCGATGATACGATTTCCGAAGAGGATCTGTACCGCCTTTTCGACAGAGACAAGAAAACCCGGAAAGACGGTCGGATATGGTCACTCCCCTTTGACTGGTGCGACTGCAGGCTTACATACCTTACCTCTGATCAGGAGGAAAAGGCCCTTCCTGGAGCAATGAGTTTGCTGAAGGTATGA